A stretch of DNA from Candidatus Aminicenantes bacterium:
GCTCGTAGCGTTCGCCCCATTCCGGGCCCGCCAACGCCAGGATCAGAAATCCCAGTGAAAGGGTCAACAGCAGGGTTTTAAACACATCCAATTCCCGTCCGCCCCGCACCACCATTTTGGAACGGGCGCGGCTCGAAAAGAACTCCGCCAGCCAGCGGTTGCGCAAGCGGCTGCTGGCAATGGCCAAAAAGATGAAAGGTATCAGCAGTGCCAGCAACCACAACGCGGACGGATTGGAAAATTGCATGGTTCAACTCCCGAAGGGAGTCTGATTATATCAGACCTGGCGCTCCATGTCAGGCTTTCCATCGACGCGGGATTCTCAATTTCCTGACCCGGCGCAGCAGTGACTTTTCCACGCCGGCAGCAAAAGAAACGCCGTAACGCAAGCGGATATAGGTTTGAATCACTTGGTCGATCGCATCCGCCTGGTTGGGAAAGCGGCGGCGCGCCTGGCGGCTGATATCAAGCGGGCCTTGCCATGATTCCACATTCATTCCCCCACGGGACAAGCGGGCTTCCAGCAGGCGCCAGCTTTTCTCCAGGGGATCACGACGCCTCTGTGCCGGCAAACGAAACAACCAGCGCGTCAACCGCCAGGTAAATACCACGAACAGCATTACCAGGGCCAACTTTCCAGCACGTTGTATCCCACGTACACCCAATCTGGAAAGGAGGCTGCGCTGTTGGTAGCGGTCATAGCGCACCACCCAGGTCTGCCAGTAGTTGCGCGCCACATCCCAATAGTCGCGGATCCAGCGCCATGCTCGCGCCAATCCGCCCTCAGTCATGGCGCGTCGCAACACGCTGGAACGATCCTCTGCCGTTCCGGCAGCCATCTCATCCAGAGAGGCGTTCAAGCGGCCGCCGTATTCCAGCCGCTCAGGTACCACCGCGGCCGTCGGGTCCACGCGCAGCCAGCCGCGGCCGTCCAGCCAGATTTCCGTCCAGGCATGTGCATCCGCGTCCCGCACCACCAGTTGACCGTCAACGGGATTGGTCTCTCCACCCTGATATCCGGCCACGATCCGGCAGGGAACCTCTCCCAGCCTCATCAACAAGGCAAATCCCGCCGCGTAATGTCCACAGAAACCACGGCGGGTATTTAAGAGAAAATCGCCTACCGGGTCACGTGGGTCCAGGTTGCCGGGCTGCAGTGAATAGGTGAATCCCGCGGACCGGAAAAATTCCAGAACCCTTTCCGCCAGCGCTCGCGCATCCGTCCCCTCTCTAAGCCATGGCTCTACCAGGGTCCGCAGCCCGGGGTTGACCTCGCGTGGCAATTGCAAAGCCATGCGCCGCAAATAGGGATGAAGGTCGGGTTCCGGGATGATGCCGCCGATTCTGGAATCGACCCGATACCGAATGGGACGCTCCACCCGGCGATGATAGCGAAACACATTTCCGGGCGAAACCAGGCTGCCCGGTGGAACCCGGACCGGATAATCCAGGGCAAAGAGCCAGCGTTGACCATGGGGTTCCAACATGATTTCCTGTTTCACGCCATCCCTTCCTCGTCGCGTTGAGCCGGCGATGTTCTCCCCGATCCGGCCCGGGTACCAGGTGCGTCCATCCGTCAGCCACAGAACCAGGCCGCGAAAATAGCGTTGCCGCGGCGGCGGCAGTTCGGCCTCCGCCACCTTCATGCGCATTACCGCCCGTTGCGATTCCACCATGCGGGCAACGCTTCCCGGTTGCAACGTATCACTGAAACCGGAAACTCCGGATTCTCCCGCTGCCCCCCCCAGTCCCCACAGCGGTCCCGGATAGCGGGGAAACAGTATGAACAACACAACGGCCACGGGAACGGATGCCAGCAACATTCCGGACGCGCCACGCAGGGGGCGAAGGCTGCCGGAGCGGCCGGCGTACAATTGCAGGAAAGCGGCGTTTACGGCCAGGAGTTGAACCACGCCAAACAACAGTGCCGGCAATTCCTGAGTGAACAGAAACAAAGCCGCTGTCAGGAAATAGCACAGGTATCCCATTAAATGAAAATCGCGGGATTGCCGTACCTCCAGTAACTTGACCGCGGCCAATACGACCAGGGCCGATACACCGGGATCCCGTCCCATGAAAAAGCCGAACTGCAGGTAAACCACCACGCAGGCCCCCAGGGCCAGGGCCAGGCGCACCCCGGGAGGCGGCAGCGGACGGCGCCGCCGGCGGTCCAGGTAATGACGCCAGGCCAGCAATAGGAAAGCCATAATCGTGGTCCAGATCGGCAGATGGGGTACCTGGCCGGCCACGGCGAGCAGGAACGCCAGCTTCATGCGGTCCAACGCCCGGGACGACAACGGCATGACGGCGCGTTGCGGCCGGCTCATTGATCCTCTCCGTAACGGGCCAGTGCCTCCAGACAGGTGCGAGTGTGGCGGGTGCCGGAACCGGCTTCAATACTCTTTTCCGGCAGCCGGAGACCATATTCCACCCCCAGGTGGGCGGCATCCAGCACCCAGCGGGTCAATTGCGACAACCGTGATTCAACGGGCATTCCCGCAAGGTGATTCCAATCAAACCAGGTACGTACCTGGCCTCCCCCGGAAAATTCCTTGATATTCGGGGAGCGTCCGCGGGCCACGGACTTCCAGTCGATGTGCCGCCATGACTCCCCCACCCGCCAGGGGCGCAGTCCATTAAAATCATCACCCCCGCTCATGTGAGAACCCTCGGTCCAATCGTACCAGCGGCTTTCCGGTTGCGGCCACGGGCGCTGTCCCTCCGGGTTTGGATACACCAGGTATGGGGCTTGTACCTGAACTTCGCGCCGGCAACGAAAAACCCC
This window harbors:
- a CDS encoding DUF58 domain-containing protein; amino-acid sequence: MARKRGAVTRVRLTPAGGAYMLIVFAILVAAMNYSNSMAFILCFLMLGTLISSAAMGRGYVAGVRLRHVRIHPAFAGRGVKLTLELIALNEGGRPALFASAAGVDGWGDAFGPINLHHSGAMVADVGIPAPGRGSFRLVAVQWETRYPLGVFRCRREVQVQAPYLVYPNPEGQRPWPQPESRWYDWTEGSHMSGGDDFNGLRPWRVGESWRHIDWKSVARGRSPNIKEFSGGGQVRTWFDWNHLAGMPVESRLSQLTRWVLDAAHLGVEYGLRLPEKSIEAGSGTRHTRTCLEALARYGEDQ
- a CDS encoding DUF3488 domain-containing protein, whose protein sequence is MSRPQRAVMPLSSRALDRMKLAFLLAVAGQVPHLPIWTTIMAFLLLAWRHYLDRRRRRPLPPPGVRLALALGACVVVYLQFGFFMGRDPGVSALVVLAAVKLLEVRQSRDFHLMGYLCYFLTAALFLFTQELPALLFGVVQLLAVNAAFLQLYAGRSGSLRPLRGASGMLLASVPVAVVLFILFPRYPGPLWGLGGAAGESGVSGFSDTLQPGSVARMVESQRAVMRMKVAEAELPPPRQRYFRGLVLWLTDGRTWYPGRIGENIAGSTRRGRDGVKQEIMLEPHGQRWLFALDYPVRVPPGSLVSPGNVFRYHRRVERPIRYRVDSRIGGIIPEPDLHPYLRRMALQLPREVNPGLRTLVEPWLREGTDARALAERVLEFFRSAGFTYSLQPGNLDPRDPVGDFLLNTRRGFCGHYAAGFALLMRLGEVPCRIVAGYQGGETNPVDGQLVVRDADAHAWTEIWLDGRGWLRVDPTAAVVPERLEYGGRLNASLDEMAAGTAEDRSSVLRRAMTEGGLARAWRWIRDYWDVARNYWQTWVVRYDRYQQRSLLSRLGVRGIQRAGKLALVMLFVVFTWRLTRWLFRLPAQRRRDPLEKSWRLLEARLSRGGMNVESWQGPLDISRQARRRFPNQADAIDQVIQTYIRLRYGVSFAAGVEKSLLRRVRKLRIPRRWKA